The Salvia miltiorrhiza cultivar Shanhuang (shh) chromosome 1, IMPLAD_Smil_shh, whole genome shotgun sequence genome has a window encoding:
- the LOC130985374 gene encoding probable DEAD-box ATP-dependent RNA helicase 48: protein MHFASIFLHTHSKSLRHRLTFLRRMGGGPRTFPGGINKWQWKRLHEKKAREKEKRLLEQEKQLYQARVRSEIRAKVAAAENPGFAPEKPRQNQPNYGPMTPEEHIKALADRFMKEGAEDLWNENDGPLTVPVNKTGKSRFLGDPINLQKLIAERSISNGGEKIQKSHLFGNISVGVAKPRRFSTYARWGDNLMGGIGNEYFGKMNNGLNLMGNPKLGGLIGVSNLLNSNCYYSVDAARAKSKRLNFVRNSEKSVVKDGLDPKRSKWPRFRGRGVNSDDDDSDDYDDDDVDMGSAKKVLSSSAALGKYDMKRTKRVQLEQLEGEIDLSQEVEKIREEIRQRNSMQHEGKDEEESLLSTKRFDECDVSPLTVKALTEAGYVQMTTVQEATLSACLEGKDALVKARAGTGKSIAFLLPAIETVLKASSKSTNQRVPPIYVLIICPARELASQIAAEANVLLKHHSGIGVLTLVGGTRFKDDQRRLESDPCHILVATPGRLLDHIENKSAISVRLMGLQMLVLDEADRLLDLGFRKDMEKIVDCLPRKKQSLLFSATVPKEVRRISQLVLKREHAYINTLGLESVETNAKVKQFYHVAHHDQHIQIVHHLLKSHISQVPEYKVIVFCATAMMTSLMFSLLREMKLNARELHSRKPPLYRARVSEEFKEAKQAILVTSDVSARGLNYPDVTLVIQVGIPPDRGQYIHRLGRTGRQGKDGEGCLLLAPWEQYFLDDIKDLPLEKLPSPELDPDVMQKIQEKMDRIDTSIKEAAYHAWLGYYNSINAIGRDKTTLVELANQFAASIGLQKPPALFRKTAVKMGLKGIPGIQLRN from the exons ATGCATTTCGCCTCTATTTTTCTCCACACTCATTCCAAATCACTCCGCCACAGACTCACATTTCTCCGCCGCATGGGCGGCGGCCCTCGGACGTTTCCCGGCGGGATCAACAAGTGGCAGTGGAAGCGCTTGCACGAGAAGAAAGCCCGAGAGAAAGAGAAACGTCTTCTCGAACAAGAAAAGCAACTCTATCAGGCTAGAGTTCGCTCCGAAATCCGGGCCAAAGTCGCCGCTGCTGAAAACCCTGGTTTCGCCCCTGAAAAACCCCGTCAAAACCAGCCCAATTACGGCCCCATGACTCCCGAGGAGCACATCAAGGCTCTAGCTGATCGCTTTATGAAGGAAGGCGCAGAGGATTTATGGAACGAGAACGATGGCCCCTTGACAGTTCCGGTCAATAAGACGGGGAAAAGCAGATTCTTAGGCGACCCTATTAATTTGCAGAAATTGATTGCGGAGAGGTCGATCTCTAATGGCGGTGAGAAGATTCAAAAGAGCCATCTTTTCGGAAATATCAGTGTCGGTGTAGCTAAACCTAGGCGGTTTTCTACTTACGCCAGGTGGGGTGATAATCTGATGGGTGGTATTGGAAATGAGTATTTTGGGAAGATGAATAATGGCTTGAATTTAATGGGAAATCCTAAGCTTGGAGGTTTGATAGGCGTGAGCAATTTGTTGAATTCGAATTGTTACTATTCTGTAGATGCTGCGCGTGCGAAGAGTAAGAGGTTGAATTTTGTAAGAAATAGTGAAAAGTCTGTAGTTAAAGATGGCTTGGATCCTAAAAGGTCGAAGTGGCCTAGGTTTCGAGGAAGGGGAGTGAATTCGGATGATGATGACAGTGATGactatgatgatgatgatgtcgaTATGGGAAGTGCCAAGAAGGTTTTGAGCAGTAGTGCGGCATTGGGGAAGTATGATATGAAGAGAACAAAACGTGTGCAGTTGGAACAATTGGAAGGTGAGATTGATTTATCGCAGGAGGTTGAGAAGATTAGAGAGGAGATCAGACAGCGGAATAGCATGCAGCATGAGGGAAAAGATGAAGAGGAATCACTACTAAGTACAAAAAG GTTCGACGAGTGTGATGTGTCTCCCTTGACTGTCAAAGCACTTACTGAGGCTGGTTATGTGCAGATGACCACGGTGCAAGAGGCGACCCTCTCTGCCTGCCTTGAAG GTAAGGATGCTTTAGTCAAAGCTAGGGCTGGCACAGGCAAGAGTATTGCTTTTTTG CTTCCTGCTATTGAAACAGTTCTGAAGGCATCAAGTAAGAGCACTAATCAGCGGGTGCCACCTATATATGTTCTTATTATTTGCCCTGCTAGAGAACTTGCAAGTCAAATAGCTGCTGAAGCAAATGTACTCCTAAAACACCACAGTGGCATAGGTGTGCTAACTTTAGTTGGAGGGACACGCTTTAAAGATGATCAGAGACGCCTAGAATCAGATCCATGCCAT ATACTCGTTGCAACTCCTGGTAGATTGCTGGATCACATCGAGAACAAGTCTGCCATCTCAGTGCGCTTGATGGGACTGCAGATGCTTGTACTTGATGAAGCGGACCGCTTGCTTGACCTGGGGTTTCGTAAGGATATGGAGAAAATAGTTGATTGTTTGCCTCGCAAGAAGCAGTCATTACTCTTTTCGGCTACAGTCCCTAAGGAG GTCCGTCGAATATCTCAGCTTGTTCTGAAAAGGGAACATGCTTATATAAATACCCTGGGGCTTGAATCTGTGGAGACAAATGCAAAG GTTAAGCAATTTTATCATGTTGCACACCATGACCAGCATATACAGATAGTACACCATCTGTTGAAAAGCCATATATCTCAAGTGCCTGAGTACAAG GTTATTGTTTTCTGTGCAACTGCAATGATGACATCACTCATGTTCTCCCTTTTGCGGGAGATGAAATTGAATGCCAGAGAGCTGCACTCCAGAAAGCCTCCACTCTATCGTGCTCGGGTCTCTGAAGAATTCAAGGAAGCAAAACAAGCCATTCTGGTTACTTCTGATGTCTCTGCAAGAGGGTTGAACTATCCTGATGTTACGCTAGTCATTCAG GTTGGCATTCCCCCAGATCGAGGGCAATATATTCATAGACTCGGAAGAACAGGGCGGCAAGGGAAAGATGGTGAAGGATGCCTATTGCTTGCGCCATGGGAACAATACTTCTTGGATGATATAAAGGATCTTCCTCTCGAGAAACTCCCTTCACCAGAACTAGATCCTGATGTGATGCAGAAG ATACAAGAGAAAATGGACAGGATTGACACTAGTATCAAAGAAGCTGCTTATCATGCCTGGCTCGGTTATTACAACTCGATAAACGCCATTGGAAGGGACAAAACAACATTGGTGGAGTTGGCCAACCAATTTGCCGCATCCATCGGTCTACAGAAGCCACCTGCGCTCTTCCGTAAAACTGCAGTGAAGATGGGGTTGAAAGGCATCCCTGGCATTCAACTACGAAACTAG